A genomic region of Acidobacteriota bacterium contains the following coding sequences:
- a CDS encoding DUF1684 domain-containing protein has translation MERRRSMGRYERLPGGAGAWVFAVLLAAGCPSGRTPDSDYLAEIQAWRAEREARLRREDGWLTLVALYWLEPGRHTFGSAPDNDLVLPEGAAPERAGWLERDGDVVTVHAAPGADVTVDGTPAAGQRLVSDAEGRPSLVRTGRITFYLIRRGDRLGIRAKDPESPTRREFRGLDYFPVDPRYRVTAVFEPYPSPKEVEVATVAGTTDRMLVPGVVRFRLDGRELTLEPWLESPDAEEFFFVFRDATSGHETYEASRFLYSERVAEGPVVLDFNKAYNPPCAFTPFATCPLPPPGNVLPVRIEAGEKKYAGGTHR, from the coding sequence ATGGAAAGGAGGCGGTCGATGGGCCGGTACGAACGGCTGCCCGGCGGTGCGGGAGCCTGGGTGTTCGCGGTGCTGCTCGCCGCCGGCTGCCCGTCCGGAAGGACACCCGACTCGGACTACCTTGCGGAGATCCAGGCCTGGAGGGCCGAAAGGGAGGCACGCCTGCGCCGCGAGGACGGCTGGCTCACGCTCGTGGCGCTGTACTGGCTCGAACCCGGACGGCACACGTTCGGCTCCGCGCCGGACAACGACCTCGTGCTTCCGGAGGGGGCGGCTCCCGAGCGGGCCGGCTGGCTGGAACGGGACGGGGACGTCGTGACCGTCCACGCCGCGCCCGGCGCGGACGTCACCGTCGACGGCACACCGGCCGCGGGGCAGCGGCTGGTCAGCGACGCCGAGGGCCGCCCGTCGCTGGTGCGCACCGGGCGGATCACGTTCTACCTCATCCGGCGGGGCGACCGCCTCGGCATCCGGGCCAAGGATCCGGAAAGCCCCACCCGGCGGGAGTTCCGGGGTCTGGACTACTTCCCCGTCGACCCGCGCTACCGGGTCACCGCCGTTTTCGAGCCGTACCCCTCCCCGAAGGAGGTCGAGGTCGCCACGGTCGCGGGGACGACGGATCGGATGCTCGTGCCCGGCGTCGTCCGGTTCCGGCTGGACGGGCGCGAGCTCACCCTCGAACCCTGGCTGGAGTCGCCCGACGCGGAGGAGTTCTTCTTCGTGTTCAGGGACGCGACCAGCGGGCACGAAACCTACGAGGCCAGCCGTTTCCTCTACAGCGAGAGGGTGGCGGAGGGGCCTGTCGTGCTCGATTTCAACAAGGCGTACAACCCCCCGTGCGCGTTCACGCCGTTCGCGACCTGCCCGCTGCCGCCACCGGGAAACGTCCTTCCCGTCCGGATCGAGGCGGGCGAGAAGAAATACGCCGGCGGGACGCACCGGTGA
- a CDS encoding alpha/beta hydrolase — translation MRVHAVRDLPAAATGKRPSRPDRGGREEIRRRDAPVTLEHRFEDGWFFRRRSAARPRGTLVWIHGLGESGLCFERIAAHPEFRRFDQLIPDLPGYGRSPWPARPERLERLALAAALWVEARAATPPVIWLGHSMGGVLATLAAERRPRAVQAVVDIDGNITSGDCTFSGRAASRSRAAFLRGGLEELRRAVHRKGVRDEALRGYAASLAFADPASFYRHSVDLVRLSRDGSLARRLAALGIPVLYVAGSPGGACPRSLAALRREGVPVAVVAPAGHWPFVDAPDEFAAAVAAFLRDAASG, via the coding sequence GTGCGCGTTCACGCCGTTCGCGACCTGCCCGCTGCCGCCACCGGGAAACGTCCTTCCCGTCCGGATCGAGGCGGGCGAGAAGAAATACGCCGGCGGGACGCACCGGTGACCTTGGAGCACCGTTTCGAAGACGGCTGGTTCTTCCGGCGCCGGAGCGCCGCCCGGCCGCGCGGGACGCTGGTCTGGATCCACGGCCTCGGCGAGTCGGGCCTCTGTTTCGAGCGGATCGCGGCGCACCCGGAATTCCGCCGGTTCGACCAGCTCATCCCGGACCTGCCCGGCTACGGCCGCTCGCCGTGGCCCGCCCGGCCGGAGCGGCTGGAACGGCTGGCCCTGGCGGCGGCCTTGTGGGTGGAGGCGCGGGCGGCGACCCCGCCGGTGATCTGGCTGGGCCACTCGATGGGGGGCGTGCTCGCCACCCTGGCGGCCGAGCGGCGACCGCGCGCCGTCCAAGCGGTCGTCGACATCGACGGGAACATCACCTCCGGCGATTGCACCTTCAGCGGCCGCGCCGCCTCCCGGTCGCGGGCGGCGTTTCTCCGCGGCGGGCTGGAAGAGCTGCGCCGCGCCGTCCACCGGAAGGGGGTGCGGGACGAGGCCCTCCGGGGTTATGCCGCCAGCCTCGCCTTCGCCGACCCCGCCTCCTTTTATCGCCACTCCGTCGATCTCGTCCGGCTCTCCCGCGACGGATCGCTGGCCCGCCGGCTCGCCGCGCTCGGAATCCCGGTCCTGTACGTGGCGGGGTCCCCGGGAGGAGCGTGCCCGCGCAGTCTCGCGGCACTCCGGCGCGAAGGTGTGCCCGTGGCCGTCGTCGCCCCCGCCGGCCACTGGCCGTTCGTCGACGCCCCCGACGAGTTCGCGGCCGCGGTCGCCGCTTTCCTCAGGGACGCCGCTTCAGGTTGA